One window of Trichoderma breve strain T069 chromosome 3, whole genome shotgun sequence genomic DNA carries:
- a CDS encoding apolipoprotein O domain-containing protein, whose translation MAARVLLQRRSFAPLAAAALGGIAFSPAVVFAEAPKRKPIYDEVEFHSPLPVAPSPPAVLPSQPINDNADEEPASRVPTPTDRLAVQIGRARLFLYDVAVAAENKVNQTMDSAFDLEQSFTRTIASLAPPRESGEKLMPGGIYVLVAAMAGSILTRNRSIVLRATLPFALGVGASWTVLPITMRNVSDLAWKYEQKFPAVADSHIKLREGIQRGIHFAKVHREVGVQYVDDKVTNVREAVENWVAQGK comes from the exons atggccgcgAGAGTGCTCCTGCAGCGG CGCTCCTTTGCACCGCTGGCCGCAGCCGCCCTGGGCGGAATTGCTTTTTCGCCGGCGGTGGTCTTTGCTGAGGCTCCCAAG AGAAAGCCAATCTACGATGAAGTCGAGTTCCACTCTCCGCTGCCCGTAGCACCCTCACCACCGGCCGTTCTCCCCAGCCAGCCCATCAACGACAATGCCGACGAAGAGCCAGCGTCCCGAGTCCCTACTCCCACCGACCGACTGGCCGTCCAGATTGGACGCGCGCGCCTGTTCCTCTACGACGTTGCCGTGGCCGCCGAGAACAAGGTCAACCAGACCATGGATTCGGCCTTTGACCTGGAGCAGTCCTTCACCCGCACAATCGCCTCCCTGGCGCCCCCGCGAGAGAGcggcgagaagctcatgCCTGGCGGAATCTACGTCCTGGTCGCTGCTATGGCTGGCAGCATCCTGACCAGGAACCGAAGCATCGTGCTGCGCGCCACACTCCCCTTCGCCCTCGGCGTCGGTGCTAGCTGGACGGTACTCCCCATTACTATGCGCAACGTGTCCGACCTGGCGTGGAAGTACGAGCAAAAGTTCCCCGCCGTGGCCGATTCTCACATCAAGCTGCGCGAGGGTATCCAGAGGGGAATTCATTTTGCAAAGGTCCACAGGGAAGTGGGTGTACAGTACGTTGACGACAAGGTCACCAACGTCCGTGAGGCGGTTGAGAATTGGGTTGCGCAGGGAAAGTAA